Part of the Streptomyces antimycoticus genome, GGAGGTGCGCGCCGCGATCAGCCGCAGCCGGTCGCGGATCACCCGGACCGCCGCCTCCGCGTCGTCCACCGTGACCGTGAAGACGCGCCCGTCCCCGAGCCGGACCACCACGCCCTCGCCCCGGCGCACGACTACCGCGGTGCCCTTGTCGGGGCGCCAGCGGTAGCCCCAGCCGCCCCACTGGCAGGGGGTGACCTTGGGGGCCACGTCGGCGTGGACCACGTCGGTGAGCGGGATGCGGCGGCGCGGGAGCCCCATATGGCCGCAGCGGATCTCCAGCACTTCGTCGTCGACCCGCACCGCCACATGGACGAAGGCGAGGGTGCCGAAGAGCATCAGCAGCCCGGCGGCGACACAGCCGATGACGGACATCAGCAGCGGAGCGAGGCCCGAGCCCCATGGTGAGTCGACGGCGAGGTCGACACCGAGGGCCAGGCACGCGGCGCCCGCCACGGCCAGCACCCACTGCCCGCGGTTGTGGGCTCGTCCGGTCCAGACCGCGGGCGGCTGCCCGGGGGCGCTCGGCGTTCCGTGGTCGTGGTGCCTCATGGTTGGCAGCGTACTCAGGTTCCGGCCACACGGCAGCGGGCAGAGTGTTTCCGCTGGTGAAGAGCGTTGCGGTCAGCTCACCGCACGAGGCGCCGCTGTCAACCGCGCGCCGGGGCGACGGGTGCCAGCAGCACTCCTTCGGCGTAGGTCAGGGCGACCTCCGGCAAGGCGGCCTCGCGGCCGCCGAGGATGACGGTCAGCCCCCCGGAGGCGACCGGGCCGTCCGGCGGGAAGGGATCGGCGCCGATCCGGCGCAGGGCCTGGGCGGCGACGGCCCCGGCCGAGCCGTGGAGGGCGATCGGCGGCGCTTCCGGCTGCTGCACCGCGGCCCGGATGCGGTCGGCGACCAGTTCGTAATGGGTGCAACCCAGGACGACGGTCGTTACCTCGCGCGGGGTGCGGGCCGCCGCGGCGGCCACCGCTGCGTCGATGCCCTCGGTGTCGGCGTGCTGCACCGCGTCCGCGAGCCCCGGGCACGGCACCTCGGTCACCTCGACGCCGTCCGCGAAGTCGCGGATCAGTCCGCGCTGGTACGGGCTGCCGGTGGTGGCCGGGGTGGCCCAGATCGCGATCGGCCCTCCCCCGGCCGCCGCGGGCTTGATGGCGGGGACGGTCCCGACGACCGGCAGCACGGGCTCCAGCGCGGCGCGCAGCGCGGGCAGGGCGTGAACGGAGGCGGTGTTGCAGGCGACGATCAGCGCGTCGGGCCGGTGCGCGGCGGCGGCCCGGGCGCAGCCCAGGGCGAGTTCGGTGACGTCCTCGGGCGTGCGCGGACCCCACGGCATGGTGGCGGGGTCGGAGGAGAGAAGGAGATCGGCGTCCGGCCGCAGTCGGCGCATCGCGGCGGCGGTGGGCAAGAGCCCGATTCCGGAGTCCATAAGCGCGATCTTCACCCGGTCACTTTAATGGATCGGTCCGGTGCGCCCGACGGCCGGGCACACCTTCGGGCAGACTTCGGCGGGTGAGCGCGCTGATGTGGATCGCCGCCGGGTCGTTGGCCGCATGGCTGTGGCTGCTGCTGGGCCAGGGCTTCTTCTGGCGTACGGACGTTCGGCTGCCCCGGAGGGGCCCGGACGGCTCCGGACCGCCGGAGCCCGCGGCATGGCCCTCGGTGGCCGTCGTGGTGCCCGCCCGGGACGAGTCCGCCGTGCTTCCGGCCGGCCTGCCCTCGCTGCTCGCCCAGGACTATCCGGGGCCGGCGGAGATCTTCCTGATCGACGACGGCAGCTCGGACGGCACCGGAAAGCTCGCCCGTGAACTGGCCGAGGAGTACGGCGGGCTGCCGCTGACCGTCGACTCCCCCGGCGATCCCGGCCCCGGCTGGACCGGCAAGCTGTGGGCGGTGCGGCACGGCATGGCGCTCGCGACGACCCGTATCGCCGCGGACCGTAAGGACAACGGCGACCATAGGGACGACGGCGGCCGTAAGGACGACGGCGGCGTCGACTACCTGTTGCTGACGGACGCGGATATCGCGCATGAACCGGACTCCCTGCGGGAGTTGGTGCGCGCGGCCGAGGCCAACGGACTGGATCTGGTCTCCCAGATGGCGCGGCTGCGGGTGGCGACCGGCTGGGAGCGGCTGATCGTGCCCGCCTTCGTCTACTTCTTCGCCCAGCTGTACCCCTTTCGATGGGTCAACCGGCCCCGGGGGCGCACCGCGGCGGCCGCGGGCGGCTGTGTGCTGCTGCGCCGGGAGGCCGCCGAGCGGGCCGGGATCCCGGAGTCGATCCGGCAGTCGGTCATCGACGACGTGGCGCTGGCCCGTACGGTGAAACGGTCCGGCGGGCGGATCTGGCTGGGGCTGGCCGACCGGGTCGACAGCGTGCGGCCGTATCCGCGGCTGGGCGAGCTGTGGCGGATGGTCTCGCGCAGCGCGTACACCCAGCTGCGCCACAATCCGCTGCTGTTGCTGATGACGGTCGCGGGGCTGGCGATGGTGTATCTCGTGCCGCCCGCGGCCGTGGTCGCCGGGGTGCTGACGGGGCGTCCCACGCTCCTGTCGCTGGGCGCCGCCGCCTGGGTGCTGATGACGGGCAGCTACATCCCGATGCTGCGCTACTACCGGCAGACCTTGTGGCTGGCACCGCTGCTGCCCCTGACGGCCCTTCTCTACCTCCTGATGACCGTGGACTCGGCGGTGCGGCACCACCTCGGACAGGGCGCGGCCTGGAAGGGGCGCACCTACGCCCGCCCCAGCGCCGCACCCTGACGGCCGCGCGCCGTGCACCGGGTCTTCACTTGCGGCCGGGTGTCCAGTTCATGCCCCAGCCGTAGGCGTGATCGAGGGTGCGCTGCGGGCTGACGCCGCGCTGCGGCACCAGATAGCGGGCCTCTCGCTGTACGACGAGATCGTTGCCGGTGTTGGTGATGAGTGCGAGCGCGCAGACCGGGGACGGGACGGTGCACTCGTCGAGCGAGAAGTCGATCGGGGCGCCGAACTGCGGTTGCAGGGTGACCGTGGCGTGGAGGTTGGCGAAGCTGCGGGCGCCCTCGTAGATGGTCACGAAGACCAGGATCCGGCGGAACGACCGCAGGTGGTCGAGGTTGATGGTGAGGTTCTCACCGGCCGCCCGGGCACCGGTCCGGTCGTCGGCGTCCAGGTGGATGAAGGGCGGCTGGTGCAGCGAGCCGAACGAGTTGCCGAGCGCCTGGACCACGCCCTTGCTGCCGTCGGAGAGTTCGAACAGCGCCCCCAGGTCGAGATCGAGCTCGTTGTGCATGGCCATGGCCTTGCCCAGCTTGGAGGCCCAGCCCGAGAACTGCTTGTGCACCTGCCAGTTGAGGTTGACCCGCATGGTGCCGGAGGTGCCGCCCTGCTTGGTGAGCGAGACCGCGGGCGCCTCCTTCGTCAGGGTGACCTTGCTGAGGCTCACCGGCGCCGTGGCGGGCGCGGGGGCCGGTGCGGTGGGCGGGGGCGGCGGAAGGGGCGTGGAGGCGGCGGTGGGCGGCGGAGGCGGGTACGCCCCGGCCGGAGGGCCGGACGGCGGCGCGGGGGCGGCGTACGGGTTCGGTGCGGCCGCGTGGGGGGTCTGTGCCGCGTACGGGTTCTGCCCGGCGTTCGGCGGCGCGGCGGGGGCGGGAACGGGGGCGGCGGGCTGAGCCGGCGTCTGCTGCGGTTCGTCGACGCTGATACCGAAGTCCGTGGCGAGCCCCGCCAGGCCGCTCTCATACCCCTGGCCCACCGCGCGGAACTTCCAGGCGCCCTGCCTGCGGTACAACTCGCCGAGGACGAAGGCGGTCTCGACGGTGGCGTCCTCGCTGTCGAAGCGGGCGAGTTCCGCGCCGCCCGCCGCGTCCAGCACCCGGATGTGCAGACCGGGGACCTGACCGAACGTTCCGCCATCGGCCGAGGCCGCGAGGACCACGGTGTCGATGGCGGACTCCACGCGGGCGAGGTCCACCGAAAGGGTGTCGGTCACGGTGTCACCCGTGGTCCGCTTCCCCTCGTGGCGCACCGCGCCGGAGGAGTGCGCCGCCTGGTTGTAGAAGACGAAGTCCCCGTCGGACCTGACCTTCCCGGACATCAGCAGCAGCGCCGAGGCGTCCACGTCCGGCGCCCCCGGTCCGGCGCGCCAGCCGAGCTCGATCCGCACCGCGCTTGCCGGTACTGGCGTGTTACCGCCCTTGCGCATCGCCATTTCCGTCCCCCTGCCTCTCTGTTCGCTCGGTCACCGGGCCGCTCGGCCGCCGCATACCGCGGACGACCGGTGGCTACCCGCTGAAAACGCGCTCTTTACACGATCTCAACGTACCCTGACGACCGATTTTCCCTGGTTCGCTCGGATTGGGGATCCACGGCCACTCCGAACACTGAAAACAACCCTCCTACCGGACTCCCCAATCAGCACATGGTGGGCTTAACTTATGGTCTATGACCTCCCCCCGCAGCACTTACGGTGGCGGCTACTACTCCTCGCCGTCCTTCCCGGACACCCCCATCTACGACAGCCTTGTCGCCGAGCGGGGCACACCACAGA contains:
- a CDS encoding glutamate racemase, with protein sequence MKIALMDSGIGLLPTAAAMRRLRPDADLLLSSDPATMPWGPRTPEDVTELALGCARAAAAHRPDALIVACNTASVHALPALRAALEPVLPVVGTVPAIKPAAAGGGPIAIWATPATTGSPYQRGLIRDFADGVEVTEVPCPGLADAVQHADTEGIDAAVAAAAARTPREVTTVVLGCTHYELVADRIRAAVQQPEAPPIALHGSAGAVAAQALRRIGADPFPPDGPVASGGLTVILGGREAALPEVALTYAEGVLLAPVAPARG
- a CDS encoding glycosyltransferase, encoding MWIAAGSLAAWLWLLLGQGFFWRTDVRLPRRGPDGSGPPEPAAWPSVAVVVPARDESAVLPAGLPSLLAQDYPGPAEIFLIDDGSSDGTGKLARELAEEYGGLPLTVDSPGDPGPGWTGKLWAVRHGMALATTRIAADRKDNGDHRDDGGRKDDGGVDYLLLTDADIAHEPDSLRELVRAAEANGLDLVSQMARLRVATGWERLIVPAFVYFFAQLYPFRWVNRPRGRTAAAAGGCVLLRREAAERAGIPESIRQSVIDDVALARTVKRSGGRIWLGLADRVDSVRPYPRLGELWRMVSRSAYTQLRHNPLLLLMTVAGLAMVYLVPPAAVVAGVLTGRPTLLSLGAAAWVLMTGSYIPMLRYYRQTLWLAPLLPLTALLYLLMTVDSAVRHHLGQGAAWKGRTYARPSAAP
- a CDS encoding TerD family protein produces the protein MRKGGNTPVPASAVRIELGWRAGPGAPDVDASALLLMSGKVRSDGDFVFYNQAAHSSGAVRHEGKRTTGDTVTDTLSVDLARVESAIDTVVLAASADGGTFGQVPGLHIRVLDAAGGAELARFDSEDATVETAFVLGELYRRQGAWKFRAVGQGYESGLAGLATDFGISVDEPQQTPAQPAAPVPAPAAPPNAGQNPYAAQTPHAAAPNPYAAPAPPSGPPAGAYPPPPPTAASTPLPPPPPTAPAPAPATAPVSLSKVTLTKEAPAVSLTKQGGTSGTMRVNLNWQVHKQFSGWASKLGKAMAMHNELDLDLGALFELSDGSKGVVQALGNSFGSLHQPPFIHLDADDRTGARAAGENLTINLDHLRSFRRILVFVTIYEGARSFANLHATVTLQPQFGAPIDFSLDECTVPSPVCALALITNTGNDLVVQREARYLVPQRGVSPQRTLDHAYGWGMNWTPGRK